A genomic region of Xiphophorus couchianus chromosome 18, X_couchianus-1.0, whole genome shotgun sequence contains the following coding sequences:
- the LOC114161447 gene encoding tripartite motif-containing protein 3-like isoform X1, producing MSLIMAKRETGSTSPVVRQIDKQFLVCSICLDRYHNPKVLPCLHTFCEKCLQNYIPPQSLTLSCPVCRQTSILPEKGVAALQNNFFITNLMEVLQRDTECSRAEACNVLESANAASTCQPLSCPNHEGKVMEFYCESCETAMCLECTEGEHREHVTVPLRDVLEQHKSVLKNQLDTVRNRLPQLTAAIGLVNDISKQLTERKNEAVTDISNTFDELEKALHQRKTALITEVENICSTKQKVLQTQLTSLLQGKENIESSCSFTEHALSHGSATEILLVQKQMGERVSALARHSFPEHPHENLHLECQVETDGLRRSIQNLGVLITTGAVGHTSVATGEGLRHAVVGQHTTITVTTKDKDGELVKSGNAVLKAEIVSADGVCTEAEVVDNKNGTYEVGYSLRSEGEFTFSLLLYEQPVRGSPFRLRAVKPSDVLQSPEDVKRRVKSPSGGGSHVRQKAVRRPSSMYSTTKKKENPIEDELIYRVGTRGRDKGEFTNLQGISASSNGRIVVADSNNQCIQVFSNDGQFKMRFGVRGRSPGQLQRPTGVTVDMNGDIIVADYDNRWISIFSSDGKFKSKIGAGRLMGPKGVAVDKNGHIIAVDNKACCVFIFQSNGKLVTKFGARGTSERHFAEKSGANIALESKLSKSGPLFSPHFVAVNNKNEIVVTDFHNHSVKVYNADGEFLFKFGSHGEGNGQFNAPTGVAVDANGNIIVADWGNSRIQVFDSSGSFLSYINTSADPLYGPQGLALTSDGHVAVADSGNHCFKVYRYLQ from the exons ATGTCACTCATCATGGCTAAGCGTGAGACCGGCAGCACCAGCCCCGTGGTCAGGCAGATAGACAAGCAGTTCCTGGTCTGCAGCATCTGTTTGGACCGGTATCACAACCCCAAGGTTCTGCCCTGCCTGCATACGTTCTGTGAGAA atGTCTACAGAACTACATCCCTCCCCAGTCTTTGACACTGTCCTGTCCAGTATGCAGACAGACGTCTATCTTGCCGGAGAAGGGTGTGGCGGCCCTTCAGAACAACTTCTTCATCACAAACCTAATGGAAGTGTTACAGCGAGACACAGAATGCAGTCGAGCCGAGGCGTGTAACGTACTGGAGTCAGCCAACGCAGCCTCGACCTGTCAACCCCTTTCTTGCCCCAATCATGAAGGAAAG GTAATGGAGTTTTACTGTGAATCATGTGAGACAGCCATGTGTCTGGAGTGCACAGAGGGGGAACACAGGGAACATGTGACCGTTCCTCTGAGGGATGTGCTGGAGCAGCATAAGTCGGTTCTTAAAAATCAGTTGGACACTGTGCGCAACAG ATTACCTCAGCTGACTGCTGCCATCGGGCTGGTCAATGACATCTCCAAGCAGCTAACGGAGAGGAAAAACGAGGCAGTGACTGATATTAGTAATACTTTTGACGAGCTTGAGAAGGCATTGCACCAACGCAAGACTGCTCTCATTACAGAGGTGGAAAACATCTGCAGCACCAAGCAGAAG GTGCTTCAAACCCAGCTGACTTCTTTGCTTCAGGGCAAAGAGAACATtgaaagcagctgcagcttcacgGAACATGCTCTTAGCCATGGCAGCGCCACCGAGATCCTTCTGGTTCAGAAGCAAATGGGCGAGCGGGTCAGCGCTCTGGCGAGACACAGCTTCCCTGAGCATCCTCATGAAAATTTACATCTGGAATGCCAGGTAGAGACGGACGGACTGAGACGTTCTATTCAGAACCTGGGGGTCCTCATCACAACGGGGGCCGTGGGCCATACAAGCGTCGCCACTGGCGAAGGCCTGCGACACGCAGTCGTCGGCCAGCACACCACCATTACGGTCACTACCAAAGACAAGGATGGAGAACTGGTGAAATCTGGGAATGCTGTTCTGAAGGCAGAAATAGTTTCTGCAGATGGAGTTTGCACTGAAGCTGAGGTGGTGGACAACAAAAATGGCACCTACGAGGTCGGGTACTCCCTCCGATCCGAGGGAGAATTCACCTTCTCTCTGCTGCTATATGAACAGCCTGTGAGGGGGAGTCCGTTCCGCCTCCGGGCCGTCAAACCGTCAGATGTCCTGCAGTCTCCGGAGGATGTGAAGAGAAGAGTGAAGTCCCCAAGTGGAGGAGGGAGCCATGTCCGTCAGAAGGCTGTACGCAGGCCTTCCAGCATGTATAGCACCACCAAGAAAAAGGAGAACCCAATAGAGGACGAGCTGATCTACAGAGTTG GGACAAGAGGGCGGGACAAAGGAGAGTTCACAAATCTTCAGGGCATTTCAGCCTCCAGTAATGGTCGCATCGTGGTGGCAGACAGCAACAACCAGTGCATACAG gtGTTCTCCAACGACGGCCAGTTTAAGATGAGGTTTGGTGTGCGAGGTCGATCTCCGGGACAGCTGCAACGTCCCACGGGAGTAACGGTGGACATGAACGGAGACATAATAGTGGCCGACTATGATAACAGATGGATTAGCATTTTCTCCTCGGACGGGAAGTTTAAG AGTAAAATCGGTGCTGGGAGATTGATGGGACCCAAAGGTGTGGCTGTGGATAAAAATGGACACATAATCGCTGTTGACAACAAagcctgctgtgttttcatcttCCAATCAAATGGGAAGCTGGTGACAAAGTTTGGAGCTAGAGGAACCTCAGAGCGACACTTTGCAG agaaaAGTGGTGCAAACATTGCACTGGAATCAAAGCTTAgtaaatctggccctcttttcA GTCCTCACTTTGTGGCTGTTAACAACAAAAATGAGATTGTGGTAACAGACTTTCACAACCACTCAGTCAAG GTGTACAATGCTGATGGGGAGTTCCTGTTCAAATTTGGCTCCCACGGTGAGGGGAACGGCCAGTTCAACGCTCCAACAGGCGTGGCTGTTGATGCCAATGGAAACATCATTGTTGCAGACTGGGGCAACAGTCGCATCCAG GTGTTTGACAGCTCAGGGTCTTTCCTCTCTTACATCAACACGTCAGCTGACCCGCTGTACGGCCCTCAGGGCTTGGCCCTAACATCTGACGGCCATGTGGCGGTGGCGGACTCCGGGAACCACTGCTTTAAAGTCTACCGCTACCTGCAGTAG
- the LOC114161447 gene encoding tripartite motif-containing protein 3-like isoform X2 has product MSLIMAKRETGSTSPVVRQIDKQFLVCSICLDRYHNPKVLPCLHTFCEKCLQNYIPPQSLTLSCPVCRQTSILPEKGVAALQNNFFITNLMEVLQRDTECSRAEACNVLESANAASTCQPLSCPNHEGKVMEFYCESCETAMCLECTEGEHREHVTVPLRDVLEQHKSVLKNQLDTVRNRLPQLTAAIGLVNDISKQLTERKNEAVTDISNTFDELEKALHQRKTALITEVENICSTKQKVLQTQLTSLLQGKENIESSCSFTEHALSHGSATEILLVQKQMGERVSALARHSFPEHPHENLHLECQVETDGLRRSIQNLGVLITTGAVGHTSVATGEGLRHAVVGQHTTITVTTKDKDGELVKSGNAVLKAEIVSADGVCTEAEVVDNKNGTYEVGYSLRSEGEFTFSLLLYEQPVRGSPFRLRAVKPSDVLQSPEDVKRRVKSPSGGGSHVRQKAVRRPSSMYSTTKKKENPIEDELIYRVGTRGRDKGEFTNLQGISASSNGRIVVADSNNQCIQVFSNDGQFKMRFGVRGRSPGQLQRPTGVTVDMNGDIIVADYDNRWISIFSSDGKFKSKIGAGRLMGPKGVAVDKNGHIIAVDNKACCVFIFQSNGKLVTKFGARGTSERHFAGPHFVAVNNKNEIVVTDFHNHSVKVYNADGEFLFKFGSHGEGNGQFNAPTGVAVDANGNIIVADWGNSRIQVFDSSGSFLSYINTSADPLYGPQGLALTSDGHVAVADSGNHCFKVYRYLQ; this is encoded by the exons ATGTCACTCATCATGGCTAAGCGTGAGACCGGCAGCACCAGCCCCGTGGTCAGGCAGATAGACAAGCAGTTCCTGGTCTGCAGCATCTGTTTGGACCGGTATCACAACCCCAAGGTTCTGCCCTGCCTGCATACGTTCTGTGAGAA atGTCTACAGAACTACATCCCTCCCCAGTCTTTGACACTGTCCTGTCCAGTATGCAGACAGACGTCTATCTTGCCGGAGAAGGGTGTGGCGGCCCTTCAGAACAACTTCTTCATCACAAACCTAATGGAAGTGTTACAGCGAGACACAGAATGCAGTCGAGCCGAGGCGTGTAACGTACTGGAGTCAGCCAACGCAGCCTCGACCTGTCAACCCCTTTCTTGCCCCAATCATGAAGGAAAG GTAATGGAGTTTTACTGTGAATCATGTGAGACAGCCATGTGTCTGGAGTGCACAGAGGGGGAACACAGGGAACATGTGACCGTTCCTCTGAGGGATGTGCTGGAGCAGCATAAGTCGGTTCTTAAAAATCAGTTGGACACTGTGCGCAACAG ATTACCTCAGCTGACTGCTGCCATCGGGCTGGTCAATGACATCTCCAAGCAGCTAACGGAGAGGAAAAACGAGGCAGTGACTGATATTAGTAATACTTTTGACGAGCTTGAGAAGGCATTGCACCAACGCAAGACTGCTCTCATTACAGAGGTGGAAAACATCTGCAGCACCAAGCAGAAG GTGCTTCAAACCCAGCTGACTTCTTTGCTTCAGGGCAAAGAGAACATtgaaagcagctgcagcttcacgGAACATGCTCTTAGCCATGGCAGCGCCACCGAGATCCTTCTGGTTCAGAAGCAAATGGGCGAGCGGGTCAGCGCTCTGGCGAGACACAGCTTCCCTGAGCATCCTCATGAAAATTTACATCTGGAATGCCAGGTAGAGACGGACGGACTGAGACGTTCTATTCAGAACCTGGGGGTCCTCATCACAACGGGGGCCGTGGGCCATACAAGCGTCGCCACTGGCGAAGGCCTGCGACACGCAGTCGTCGGCCAGCACACCACCATTACGGTCACTACCAAAGACAAGGATGGAGAACTGGTGAAATCTGGGAATGCTGTTCTGAAGGCAGAAATAGTTTCTGCAGATGGAGTTTGCACTGAAGCTGAGGTGGTGGACAACAAAAATGGCACCTACGAGGTCGGGTACTCCCTCCGATCCGAGGGAGAATTCACCTTCTCTCTGCTGCTATATGAACAGCCTGTGAGGGGGAGTCCGTTCCGCCTCCGGGCCGTCAAACCGTCAGATGTCCTGCAGTCTCCGGAGGATGTGAAGAGAAGAGTGAAGTCCCCAAGTGGAGGAGGGAGCCATGTCCGTCAGAAGGCTGTACGCAGGCCTTCCAGCATGTATAGCACCACCAAGAAAAAGGAGAACCCAATAGAGGACGAGCTGATCTACAGAGTTG GGACAAGAGGGCGGGACAAAGGAGAGTTCACAAATCTTCAGGGCATTTCAGCCTCCAGTAATGGTCGCATCGTGGTGGCAGACAGCAACAACCAGTGCATACAG gtGTTCTCCAACGACGGCCAGTTTAAGATGAGGTTTGGTGTGCGAGGTCGATCTCCGGGACAGCTGCAACGTCCCACGGGAGTAACGGTGGACATGAACGGAGACATAATAGTGGCCGACTATGATAACAGATGGATTAGCATTTTCTCCTCGGACGGGAAGTTTAAG AGTAAAATCGGTGCTGGGAGATTGATGGGACCCAAAGGTGTGGCTGTGGATAAAAATGGACACATAATCGCTGTTGACAACAAagcctgctgtgttttcatcttCCAATCAAATGGGAAGCTGGTGACAAAGTTTGGAGCTAGAGGAACCTCAGAGCGACACTTTGCAG GTCCTCACTTTGTGGCTGTTAACAACAAAAATGAGATTGTGGTAACAGACTTTCACAACCACTCAGTCAAG GTGTACAATGCTGATGGGGAGTTCCTGTTCAAATTTGGCTCCCACGGTGAGGGGAACGGCCAGTTCAACGCTCCAACAGGCGTGGCTGTTGATGCCAATGGAAACATCATTGTTGCAGACTGGGGCAACAGTCGCATCCAG GTGTTTGACAGCTCAGGGTCTTTCCTCTCTTACATCAACACGTCAGCTGACCCGCTGTACGGCCCTCAGGGCTTGGCCCTAACATCTGACGGCCATGTGGCGGTGGCGGACTCCGGGAACCACTGCTTTAAAGTCTACCGCTACCTGCAGTAG